The genomic DNA CAAATACCCTGGCTCTCATTCTTCCAGCAATAGGTCCCTTTCACATGGGGAATTTCCTGCTGAGCAAGTTGGATGGATACGTCAGGAGGTTGTTCTAACGATTTCTTTTCCCCTTCACTACCCGATGAAGATTCACCGGGGGAAGCCGTACCACAAGCAGCTAATAGAAGTATGGAGAGGATAAAATGGATTGAAATAAACCGTCGGCGTTTCATAGTCTCACTCCTTTTCTCTAATGACGGATGCCGACCACATACGTTTCATTTTAAGAAAACGATCGAAAATCCCCACGATGGTTTGTGTTCGGCATAACGTTGATGTAAAGTGATGATATCAATTCAATCGAGGCGGTCATGATGTATTCAAAAACAGATGAACACTATATGAAAAAAGCCATCGAAATTGCCGAAAACGCCTCAGCTATAGGCGAGGTACCGATCGGAGCTATCATTGTTAAAGACGATGAAGTAATTGCAGCTGCTCATAATCTCAGGGAAACAGAGCAACGAGCAGTGGCGCATGCTGAATTGCTTGCTATTGATCGTGCATGCAAGGAGCTCGGGACATGGCGACTGTCTGGCTGTACCCTGTATGTCACCTTAGAACCATGTCCGATGTGTGCAGGTGCAAGCGTCCTCTCCCGATTGGACAGGGTAGTTTACGGTGCAAGCGACCCTAAGGGTGGGTGCGCCGGGACACTGATGAACTTATTGGATGAACCACGATTCAACCATCAGCCAGTGGTGACGTCAGGTGTGCTGGAAGAAGAGTGCGGAATCATGTTAAGTCATTTTTTCAAGGAGCTCCGAAAGCGGAAAAAGAAATAGGATGGCTTGATAAGAAAATACATCCATGTTATAGTAGCACCTGCTGTCGTTAATTGAATGACAGCTCTTCATTCAAATATTTTACAGTTGATTTTATGGACAATCGAGCGTATACTAAAAAGTGCGCATTTCGATTGCGCCTATGAAAATGTTATAAACTTTGCCGTGCTAGGTGGGAAGGTAGCGGTGTCCTGTACTCGCAATCCGCTGTAGCGAGACTGAATTCCTTTCCGAGGTTAGCTGACGTAAGGCCTGCCGTTCGTAAGTGGTGTTGACATCCGGGTCCTGCGCAACGGAGCCCCATGAACCCTGTCAGGTCCGGAAGGAAGCAGCAGTAAGTGGGCCCCTCCGTGTGCCGCGGGGTTGCCTGGATCGAGCTAACTGCGAGCGTAACGCTTATGAAGGCTTTATCGACGAAAGGTGCACGGCGTTAATACATACTAGAACGAGATCGACCAGATGATGGTCGATCTTTTTTTATGACTAGAACCTAGATCCGATTGTAAGGTGGATTCCTCTTTGAAAATGAGCAGTGGAATCGGTATAATGAAAAGGATGAAAACATTCAATTAAAGGAGGGTATGCGGATGGCGTATCAAGCATTATACCGGCTCTATCGGCCCCAACAATTTCAAGATATGGTCGGGCAGGAACATATTACGAAAACCTTGCAGAATGCACTTTTGCAACAAAAGCTATCCCATGCCTACCTGTTCAGCGGTCCGAGAGGTACAGGTAAAACGACTGCAGCGAAAATCATCGCGAAAGCGGTGAACTGTGAACGAGCACCTGTCGAGGAACCATGTAATGAATGTGAAGCGTGTGTCGGAATCACAAAAGGAACCATTTCGGATGTGATTGAAATCGATGCGGCTTCCAATAACGGTGTCGATGAAATTCGCGATATCCGGGATAAAGTGAAATACGCACCGAGTGCTGTCCAATATAAAGTGTATATCATTGATGAAGTACATATGCTTTCCATTGGAGCATTCAACGCTTTACTTAAAACATTGGAAGAGCCGCCTGCTCACGTCATCTTCATTCTTGCGACTACGGAACCGCATAAAATTCCGCTTACGATCATCTCTAGGTGCCAACGATTCGATTTTCGGAGAATCACAAGCCATGCCATCGTAAAAAGGATGCAAACCGTCATCGAGTCTCAAGATGTCCAAGTAGAAGATGATGCCTTGCATCTTGTGGCAAGAGCCGCAGAAGGTGGAATGCGGGATGCCTTGAGCATACTGGATCAAGCTGTTTCTTATAGTGAAGAGACTGTGACGGTAGAAGATGTCCTCGCTGTGACTGGTTCGGTATCGCAATCTTTCTTATCGGAAATGACGAATGCATTCCGAAACCATAATGTCACGGATGCTTTGAAACAGATCGATCAACTTCTTGAAAAAGGAAAAGATCCGATCCGGTTCATCAACGACCTCATTTTTTATTATCGTGATATGCTCTTATATCAGGCAGCACCAAATCTTGAAGAAGTACTGAATCGGGCGCAGGTCGACCAAGAATTCGAAGCTCTTGCAAAAGAAACCCCGGCTGATTGGATCTACCATGTCATTGATGTGTTGAATAAAGCTCAGCAAGAAATGAAATGGACGAATCATCCGAGGATTCATATTGAACTTGCCGTTGTTAAACTGTGTGAAGAGCCCCGATCATCAAACGCGTCAGCACCAGATGTCCAGCCTTTGATGAACCGAATTGATCAGCTCGAAAAGGAAATCCGTGAGCTCAAGGAAAAAGGCGTTGTTTCGCAAGCAGCACCAAGTGCCGAACAAGAAAAACCGAAAAGGACATTCCAATCGAAGACGCCGAAATCAAAAGCATCCACAGGTAAGATCAAAGAGATGCTGAGAAGCGCTTCCAAGAAGGACCTTCAATTGCTCAGGAGTAAATGGGGCGAAATCATGGAACGCATTAAATCCCGGATGGTCAATGCCCACGCCTGGATGATCAATGCAACTCCTGTAGCGAGTTCTGACAAAGCATTCTTGCTCGCCTTTCAACATGAGCTTCATAGCCAGATGGCTGTAAAAGAAAACATCAAAGAATGTGTCGAGTCGGTCGTACAAGAAACATTAGGTCGTCCGATGGTCATGATGACGATTCTTGAAGATGATTGGGAGCAAGTCAAGAAATCCTTTATTCAAGAACAACGGTCATCTGATTCGGTAGAGGAAGCGGATGAACAAGATGCTTCCGGTAGTACGGAAAATAAACCGGAAGCACAACAACCCGACAATAGCGATCCTGTGGTTGATGAAGCGATCAAGCTTTTCGGGTCTGACTACGTTGAAATAGAAGAATAATTTTAAATGCTTAAAGGAGGAAGGAAAAATGAAAGGTAATATGAATAACATGATGAAGCAAATGCAAAAAATGCAGAAGCAAATGATGAAAGCACAAGAGGAACTTAAGGACAAAACAGTAGACGGCACTGCTGGTGGAGGTATGGTCACTGTAACAGCAAACGGCCATAAGGAAATCATCGATATCGTCATTAAAGAAGAAGCAGTTGACCCTGATGATGTTGAAATGCTTCAAGATCTAATTTTAGCAGCTACAAATGATGCATTGAAGAATGTTGACGAGCTCGTCAACAAAGATATGGGTCAATTCACGAAAGGTATGAACCTGCCGGGAATGTTCTAAATCCAGCCCAGAGGGTTTGGAAACGACCTATTACAAATGAGTAGGTCAGGTTATCACGAATGAAAAGCAGCAAGAGTCAATCTTCAATGATCTGGCTTACCTGCTTGAAAGGAGAGGCCCTTGAGGGTCTGCCCCTTTTATAGGAGGAATTACGGTGCAATATCCTGAACCGATTTCGAAGTTGATCGACAGCTTTATGAAACTGCCAGGCATCGGACCGAAGACAGCGGTTCGACTTGCTTTCTTTGTTTTAGATATGAAAGAGGATGACGTATTTGAATTTGGTAAAGCATTGGTCAACGCAAAGAGAGATCTTACCTACTGTTCAAATTGTCACCATATTACGGATCGCGACCCATGCATGATCTGTGATGATTCCAGTCGCGATCGATCGATGATCTGTGTGGTCCACGATTCGAAGGATGTCATTGCAATGGAGAAGATGAAAGAGTACCGCGGATTATACCATGTCCTTCACGGTGCAATTTCACCTGTCGAGGGAATCGGTCCTGAAGACATAAAGGTCGCAGAGCTGATTAAACGACTCCAGGATGATACAGTCCAGGAACTGATCATGGCGACAGACCCGAACATAGAAGGTGAAGCGACAGCGATGTATATCAGTCGTCTCGTAAAGCCGACTGGAATTAGGATCACCCGCATAGCTCATGGCCTTCCGGTAGGAGGAGACCTTGAATATGCGGATGAAGTCACATTATCTCGTGCTCTGGAAGGGCGCCGAGAAATATAGCGCTACGGAGGCGGGTTAAGTCGTGTTTTTTCGTCGGAAAGGTCGGCTTCGTAAGGAAGCGAATGAACGTTTACTAAAAACCATCGACTCTGTACGATCCGAATGGTTAACAAAAAAAGAACTGATTGAAAATAGCGTGGAACCTTCAGAGCAAGTCCTATTTGAAGTGGAACTGGCAAAAGCTAAGTACTTCTTCTTATTGAAAGAAGCGAAGGTCAGGAAAATAAGAATGGGGAGTTTTTGATCCTTCCCGTTCTTTTTTTGTGCTTCCCTACATAATTATAGAGGTGAGACAAACTGTTAGGGGGCTATTGTATGGATCCGTTCTGGGTTTTTGCCATTGTTTGCGGCTTGATCATCCTGCTGTTAATCATAGGAGCACCATTGAAACCACTTCGTTGGGTCGGACAAGGTATGATCAAACTTGTTATTGGTGCCTTATTATTATTTTTCCTGAATGCCTTTGGAACTGCCTTCAACTTACACATCCCAATCAACCTGGTGACAGCTTCTGTATCAGGATTCCTTGGACTTCCCGGTTTACTTGCCCTCGTGGCTATTCAAAAAATCATCCTATAAAACTATGAAAAGAGCTGATCGAAGAGAGCTCTTTTTCTTTTTGGGAAAAACCCTTGCATAGATAAAGGTACCGTGATATAGTTGTTTTTGTCGCGCTTTTGAGAAGCGCAACCAAACATTATCTTTCTTTGAAAAAAAGCGAGAAAAAGCTTTGACAAGCTCGAAAGATGATGATATTATATTAAAAGTCGCAACAAGATATCACAACAAAGTGAACACAGCGACAAAGCTCTTTGAAAACTGAACAAAAGCCAAGCGTGAAACGGGTTTTTAAATAAACCCTGAATCAATTTCGATTTTACATTTTATGAGCAAGACAAACTTTACTTTATTGGAGAGTTTGATCCTGGCTCAGGACGAACGCTGGCGGCGTGCCTAATACATGCAAGTCGAGCGGATCAATGGGGAGCTTGCTCCCCTGAGATCAGCGGCGGACGGGTGAGTAACACGTGGGCAACCTACCTGTAAGACTGGGATAACTCCGGGAAACCGGGGCTAATACCGGGTAACACCTACCTCCGCATGGAGGAAGGTTAAAAGATGGCTTCTCGCTATCACTTACAGATGGGCCCGCGGCGCATTAGCTAGTTGGTGGGGTAAGAGCTTACCAAGGCGACGATGCGTAGCCGACCTGAGAGGGTGATCGGCCACACTGGGACTGAGACACGGCCCAGACTCCTACGGGAGGCAGCAGTAGGGAATCTTCGGCAATGGGCGAAAGCCTGACCGAGCAACGCCGCGTGAGCGATGAAGGCCTTCGGGTCGTAAAGCTCTGTTGTTAGGGAAGAACAAGTACCGTTCGAACAGGGCGGTACCTTGACGGTACCTAACCAGAAAGCCACGGCTAACTACGTGCCAGCAGCCGCGGTAATACGTAGGTGGCAAGCGTTGTCCGGAATTATTGGGCGTAAAGCGCGCGCAGGCGGTCTCTTAAGTCTGATGTGAAAGCCCACGGCTCAACCGTGGAGGGCCATTGGAAACTGGGGGACTTGAGTACTGGAGAGGAGAGTGGAATTCCATGTGTAGCGGTGAAATGCGTAGATATATGGAGGAACACCAGTGGCGAAGGCGGCTCTCTGGCCAGTAACTGACGCTGAGGCGCGAAAGCGTGGGGAGCAAACAGGATTAGATACCCTGGTAGTCCACGCCGTAAACGATGAGTGCTAGGTGTTGGGGGGTTCCACCCTCAGTGCTGACGTTAACACATTAAGCACTCCGCCTGGGGAGTACGGCCGCAAGGCTGAAACTCAAAGGAATTGACGGGGGCCCGCACAAGCAGTGGAGCATGTGGTTTAATTCGAAGCAACGCGAAGAACCTTACCAGGTCTTGACATCCTTCGCTACTTCCAGAGATGGAAGGTTCCCCTTCGGGGGACGAAGTGACAGGTGGTGCATGGTTGTCGTCAGCTCGTGTCGTGAGATGTTGGGTTAAGTCCCGCAACGAGCGCAACCCTTGATCTTAGTTGCCAGCATTCAGTTGGGCACTCTAAGGTGACTGCCGGTGACAAACCGGAGGAAGGTGGGGATGACGTCAAATCATCATGCCCCTTATGACCTGGGCTACACACGTGCTACAATGGATGGTACAAAGGGCAGCAAAACCGCGAGGTTGAGCGAATCCCATAAAGCCATTCTCAGTTCGGATTGCAGGCTGCAACTCGCCTGCATGAAGCCGGAATTGCTAGTAATCGCGGATCAGCATGCCGCGGTGAATACGTTCCCGGGCCTTGTACACACCGCCCGTCACACCACGAGAGTTTGTAACACCCGAAGTCGGTGAGGTAACCTTTTGGAACCAGCCGCCGAAGGTGGGACAGATGATTGGGGTGAAGTCGTAACAAGGTAGCCGTATCGGAAGGTGCGGCTGGATCACCTCCTTTCTAAGGAGTCCTTTAAGGACATAACACGCTTTGGCTTTTGTTTAGTTTTGAAAGAGCTGAATCTCTTTCAATTCTGCGCCTGCGTCTTACTAGAGAACGCTTTGTAGAAAGCTTCCTCGGCGCATGGCAGCAAAGCTGCTACTCATAAGTAGTGGCCATGTTCCTTGAAAACTAGATAACAATTCTTGAAAACAAGACATCGAAACGTCATTTTAAATGACAAGAAGTAAAGTGTAAGTTCATTCATAACGTGGTTAAGTTATGAAGGGCGCACGGTGGATGCCTTGGCACTAGGAGCCGAAGAAGGACGGGACGAACACCGATATGCCTCGGGGAGCTGTAAGTAAGCTTCGATCCGGGGATTTCCGAATGGGGGAACCCACTATCCGTAATGGGATAGTATCCATACCTGAATACATAGGGTATGAGAAGGCAGACCTGGGGAACTGAAACATCTTAGTACCCAGAGGAAGAGAAAGCAATCGCGATTTCCTGAGTAGCGGCGAGCGAAACGGAAACAGCCCAAACCAAGAGGCTTGCCTCTTGGGGTTGTAGGACACTCTATACGGAGTAAGAAAGGAACGGCGTAGGCGAAGCGGTCTGGAAAGGCCCGCTAGAAGAGGTAACAGCCCTGTAGCCAAAACGTCGTTCCCTCCAGAGTGGATCCTGAGTACGGCGGGACACGTGAAACCCCGTCGGAATCTGGGAGGACCATCTCCCAAGGCTAAATACTCCCTAGTGACCGATAGTGAACCAGTACCGTGAGGGAAAGGTGAAAAGCACCCCGGAAGGGGAGTGAAAGAGATCCTGAAACCGTGTGCCTACAAGTAGTCGGAGCCCATTAACGGGTGACGGCGTGCCTTTTGTAGAATGAACCGGCGAGTTACGATAACGTGCAAGGTTAAGTTGAAAAGACGGAGCCGCAGCGAAAGCGAGTCTGAATAGGGCGAAGGAGTACGTTGTCGTAGACCCGAAACCGAGTGATCTACCCATGTCCAGGGTGAAGTTCAGGTAACACTGAATGGAGGCCCGAACCCACGCACGTTGAAAAGTGCGGGGATGAGGTGTGGGTAGGGGTGAAATGCCAATCGAACTCGGAGATAGCTGGTTCTCCCCGAAATAGCTTTAGGGCTAGCCTCGTGGTGAGAGTTCTGGAGGTAGAGCACTGATTGGACTAGGGGTCCCCACAGGATTACCGAATTCAGTCAAACTCCGAATGCCAGGAACTTGTCCACGGGAGTCAGACTGCGAGTGATAAGATCCGTAGTCGAGAGGGAAACAGCCCAGACCATCAGCTAAGGTCCCCAAGTATACGTTAAGTGGAAAAGGATGTGGAGTTGCTTAGACAACCAGGATGTTGGCTTAGAAGCAGCCACCATTTAAAGAGTGCGTAATAGCTCACTGGTCGAGTGACTCTGCGCCGAAAATGTACCGGGGCTAAACGTATCACCGAAGCTATGGATTGTACCGTTGGTACAGTGGTAGGGGAGCGTTCGAAGGGCTGAGAAGCGAGACCGGAAGGACTCGTGGAGCGCTTTGAAGTGAGAATGCCGGTATGAGTAGCGAAAAGAGAAGTGAGAATCTTCTCCATCGAAAGCCCAAGGTTTCCTGAGGAAGGCTCGTCCGCTCAGGGTTAGTCGGGACCTAAGCCGAGGCCGAAAGGCGTAGGCGATGGATAACAGGTTGATATTCCTGTACCACCTCCTTTCCGTTTGAGCAACGGGGGGACGCAGGAAGGTAGGGAGAGCGCGCTGATGGATATGCGCGTCCAAGCAGTCAAGGCCGGTGGATAGGTAAATCCGTCCACCATACGGCGGAGCTGTGATGGCGAGGGAACTAGAGTACCGAAGTCCCTGATCCTACACTGCCAAGAAAAGCCTCTAGCGAGGAAAGAGGTGCCCGTACCGTAAACCGACACAGGTAGGCGAGGAGAGAATCCTAAGATGCTCGGGAGAACTCTCGTTAAGGAACTCGGCAAAATGACCCCGTAACTTCGGGAGAAGGGGTGCTCTGATAGGGTGTATGCCCGAGAGAGCCGCAGTGAAAAGATCCAAGCGACTGTTTAGCAAAAACACAGGTCTCTGCGAAGCCGTAAGGCGAAGTATAGGGGCTGACACCTGCCCGGTGCTGGAAGGTTAAGAGGAGGGGTTATCCCTTACGGGAGAAGCTCTGAATCGAAGCCCCAGTAAACGGCGGCCGTAACTATAACGGTCCTAAGGTAGCGAAATTCCTTGTCGGGTAAGTTCCGACCCGCACGAAAGGTGCAACGACTTGGATACTGTCTCAACGAGAGACCCGGTGAAATTATAGTACCTGTGAAGATGCAGGTTACCCGC from Pseudalkalibacillus sp. SCS-8 includes the following:
- the tadA gene encoding tRNA adenosine(34) deaminase TadA gives rise to the protein MYSKTDEHYMKKAIEIAENASAIGEVPIGAIIVKDDEVIAAAHNLRETEQRAVAHAELLAIDRACKELGTWRLSGCTLYVTLEPCPMCAGASVLSRLDRVVYGASDPKGGCAGTLMNLLDEPRFNHQPVVTSGVLEEECGIMLSHFFKELRKRKKK
- the dnaX gene encoding DNA polymerase III subunit gamma/tau, which codes for MAYQALYRLYRPQQFQDMVGQEHITKTLQNALLQQKLSHAYLFSGPRGTGKTTAAKIIAKAVNCERAPVEEPCNECEACVGITKGTISDVIEIDAASNNGVDEIRDIRDKVKYAPSAVQYKVYIIDEVHMLSIGAFNALLKTLEEPPAHVIFILATTEPHKIPLTIISRCQRFDFRRITSHAIVKRMQTVIESQDVQVEDDALHLVARAAEGGMRDALSILDQAVSYSEETVTVEDVLAVTGSVSQSFLSEMTNAFRNHNVTDALKQIDQLLEKGKDPIRFINDLIFYYRDMLLYQAAPNLEEVLNRAQVDQEFEALAKETPADWIYHVIDVLNKAQQEMKWTNHPRIHIELAVVKLCEEPRSSNASAPDVQPLMNRIDQLEKEIRELKEKGVVSQAAPSAEQEKPKRTFQSKTPKSKASTGKIKEMLRSASKKDLQLLRSKWGEIMERIKSRMVNAHAWMINATPVASSDKAFLLAFQHELHSQMAVKENIKECVESVVQETLGRPMVMMTILEDDWEQVKKSFIQEQRSSDSVEEADEQDASGSTENKPEAQQPDNSDPVVDEAIKLFGSDYVEIEE
- a CDS encoding YbaB/EbfC family nucleoid-associated protein encodes the protein MKGNMNNMMKQMQKMQKQMMKAQEELKDKTVDGTAGGGMVTVTANGHKEIIDIVIKEEAVDPDDVEMLQDLILAATNDALKNVDELVNKDMGQFTKGMNLPGMF
- the recR gene encoding recombination mediator RecR; the protein is MQYPEPISKLIDSFMKLPGIGPKTAVRLAFFVLDMKEDDVFEFGKALVNAKRDLTYCSNCHHITDRDPCMICDDSSRDRSMICVVHDSKDVIAMEKMKEYRGLYHVLHGAISPVEGIGPEDIKVAELIKRLQDDTVQELIMATDPNIEGEATAMYISRLVKPTGIRITRIAHGLPVGGDLEYADEVTLSRALEGRREI
- a CDS encoding YaaL family protein, which produces MFFRRKGRLRKEANERLLKTIDSVRSEWLTKKELIENSVEPSEQVLFEVELAKAKYFFLLKEAKVRKIRMGSF
- a CDS encoding pro-sigmaK processing inhibitor BofA family protein, with the translated sequence MDPFWVFAIVCGLIILLLIIGAPLKPLRWVGQGMIKLVIGALLLFFLNAFGTAFNLHIPINLVTASVSGFLGLPGLLALVAIQKIIL